The Glycine max cultivar Williams 82 chromosome 17, Glycine_max_v4.0, whole genome shotgun sequence genome contains the following window.
tatttcataatgaAACTGTCACAAAACtatacacaaaaaatatatttttaattattataacaaaagaattaacatgaaataaatgaataacttgaaatttaataaataaaagtttgaaagaaaaactttattttGAGGGCTCTGTTTTTCTTAACCAAATATAATGGGccaaactaaaacataaaattgaacAATTAAGCCAATTGATATTTACACTCCCTATTTTTGCTAATTAGATCCCATTccccctttttatattttatttgtctaTTATATCATTTTCACTTAAAGAGATACAATCCTTGCAACCACCTTTTTCTTTCCCGGAAATGTCTTTTTGAAATATCATAGTTCTGGAAATACATTTATGAAAAAGGTATATGTTAGTTTGGAAAAACATTTCTACTATTAGAAAAtcaatgtttattttacatCTCATGTTTATTAGTGTTATTTTCATCCTATCATAGTTAATCTTTAAATCTGACCTTGAAAAACTAAACATATGTACTTCAAATTAAGCTCTAATCTTTAGTTTGAATCAAACTAAAAATCTAATAAACTCAACCCCTATTCTTAAGCAAACTTCTttgtcaaaaatttaaataatctaaacaCCTGAGTCAAAATTCATTTGGTTGTGTTTCCCACCAAAAGGGTAAAAATGTCATGTGTTTCAGGTCCTCTTCAAATTTCTCCGCAACTATACATGCCactctttcattattttcaagAACAAAACAACTCGAATATTTACTTGCTTTATGTCCCCCGGccctcctttcttttcttttattaaagtcTAAGAAATTCTctaccttttttaattttttaatactattaatctGCATGCAGCATTGAATTCTCCTCCTTCACGAATTCAGAATTATTTGTGACAATTCACTTCTTCTTtgacttatgcaaatgcatTTCTGTAGGTACATTCCACCTTTGGTCTTTGGCGTGCATGGGGCGAGTTCTTTGCTCTCTTTGTTGTCTTGTCTTCGTTTGGcagctggaaaaaaaaaaaactgaattttaCATTTGAACTTGACTTTTTTTGTCCCACTTATTACTTAATCTGCAAGGAAATGACTTTTCCaatgtattatttataattgtataATCTTGTTTCACTAAGTGAGTTTTGAGGTTATGTCTAGCAATGAGTGAAAATGAGTGCAATATGAAAGATCCAAAGTCACTAGTAGTTGTCTTGATTAAGGTGATATTGCTTCTTTTGTGTGGTTAATTtctagaaatttgaaatttgaattgctttGCATCTTTTAATCTTTCTGGGTATGTTAAGGTTCTTCTCTGTAGTTTGTAACACTTTTTTAATCACGTTTAGGAATCTTTGCTTGTACTTGCTTGGTTTTTAAGCAAGCATATAAGATATGTCAACAGGGTAACCTCATGGagctttttgttgttttgtcaTTCTTTTCATTGGATTCTTTGGAAGTTAGTATAAGATACATACAATTTGCTTCTGCTAGAGTTTCATAAGAGATATGTATTCTAGGGGTTGCTTGTTAGCACCATTGGTTAGATGCTTTGGGAAGAAACCCCAGTGCCcctcattttttgtgttttgtggTGCCTGGTTTCGTGTtcttgtgttttcttccatgGATAAGTTAAAGCTCAAATGCAAGGGGATTTTCTGTGTAAGAGAGACTTATTTTATGCTACTTTTAATTTCAGGAATTTTGTTGTTACATTAGTTGCAgacatatttctttttctcttttttttccacttATTTGAGAAGGCAATAAGGTTTTAATTGTGTACCTGATTGCATAGTTTTGTGCCCTTAAGGATTCACACACCCTTTTTTGCTTCTATCTTGGTGTCAAAGtgtatctttttttcttaaacacaTCATGCTTAGGCTCCTTTTTTTCCCTATTTGTTTCCCTTGATTTCATGTTAAAAACAGTTGATACATCATCACTAACAGTGCATGATAGCAACTTATTCTAGATTTTCTTTTACTATAGTGCTTGTGTATATCTATAACAggtttgtttcaatttattcttGATGTCACGTTAAAACAGTTGATACATTATCACTAACAGTGTATGATAGCAACTTATTCTAGATTTGCTTTTACTATAGTGCTTGTGTATATCTATAACAggtttgtttcaatttattcttGATGTCATGTTAAAATAGTTGATGCATCACTACCTGTTACTGTTCTAGGCACAGGTTTGTTTCAACTTATTCTTGCTCAAATGTAAATTCAGGTAATTGAATATTcaattgatagaaaaaaaacCAAGACAAGAATATTGGTTTTAACTTGATGGCTATATTTAAGTTTTAGATCATTTTTCCAGAATCTTTGATTCACTTTACAAATAATCGTGAATTTGTGCtgcataattttcttttgtagaCATCGACtgtaaacaaataaacaaagtaTAAACCTGTGaacagaggaaaaaaaatatttatgaggaAGTTCAAATCTGCAATTGCTGTTGATCTAAGAAATCCTCCAACGCAAATATCAAATGATATAAAGATAATTAACAAGAAAACATGCCTAGAAAGTAGGGTATTGTGTCTCTCTGTTTTATTTGCCTTTTAAAGTATTGTTTAGGTATAATGATAAGAACTATAAACTGAGTAATTCATTCTTGCTAGGTTGTGTTATTTAACTTGAGTTATAGTTTGGTACCTGCAACTCTGCTTTATTATCAACATCATCTTTTAATTCAATCTGGTAGAGTGAATATTATTAATAGTTGGTTTTAATCATACTTATGTCTTAACCTGCTTTACAACAGAACATAGGTTGTCTTGGATGCTGCAAAAAAACTCCAGTAATTATTTCAATGGATGAAGCATCTAAAGGACTAAGAACTCAAGGTCAAACAGTGAGTAAAGTGGATGGATCAGAAGATTTCTGGAGCAGCAGCACCTTTGAGTTAGACCATAGTGCTGCTCATTCACAGAGAAGCATCTCGTCAATCGGAATGCCAAATAATCCTTCTGATTCTCAGTGTAGTGGAGGCAGTCAAAGTGGTGCTCCTGAATTTGTCAACCATGGCAAGTTTGCTGTTATGTGTTCATTATCTGTTGATTCTCTGGTGTGGAAACGATCTTGCTTAATTGTTGATAGAGCTATTCAGGACTTATAGGTTATATGTGCTTTGCTAAGAGTAAGATGTTTTAATATTGAGAAATGCTAGTAACACTCTAAAAATTTGTTGgaaatacaaaattttggaAGTCTTACTTCTTAGTTAATGAACCTCACtcgtgattttataatttttaataaattttagccaATAGCAGAGACTGTGTTAGAAGGAATATATTAGAGAATGTACCACTAGCATTCCTCTTTAATATTTTCATGCAATGTTTGAATCAAACTCCTTGAACCTCAAGGAACAGTTACAACTTAACTTCCTTGGAATAGTTTGATTGCCATCTTCTTATGCTCATTTTGAAATGCAGCTTCactttacatttttcttttttcctttcatgCTCTTATTGAAGAGGGAGGACAAAATATCCCTCTCTGCTAGGGCGCAGCATTGCTGGAGGGTCCatgcatgaaaaataaattgatacacACAGTAACTGAATGTCTTCTTGTATTGTacctttctctatttttttttattttttatgttttgtaaaCTGTAATTTCTTTATTCTTGATGTAGTATTGGAGTCAATTTAGTTATGTGTAATTACTGTTTCTGAAACTTAAAACTAGAAACTAGTTTTCAGGATTTTATTTGATCTGTATACACAATTCTTTGTGACAGAAAATTTGATCTATATGCAGGGCTTCTTCTTTGGAACCAGATAAGGCAACAATGGGTTGGAAACAAAAGGTCTGAGAGTATCGCAGAAATTCAAGAACCAAGAATAAggtaaataaatatatgcattCTCCAGTGAAGTCTTGAAAGTCTTTTGCAATATAAATATCTTACAGAGTGGGGCAAATTGTGTTCCCTTTTCCTTTCATGCATATTTAAGCTGATGAGCAGTGAAACTTGCTGTGGCTAATTACTTCAATGAGaaatattcagaaaaaaatGTGTAGAGAAGTTCTCAAAAGTACTTTTGACTTTTGACTTGTATTCAAACAGGTCTTATTTGCTTCTCTACTCTAACTAGTATTATATCATTGTCCGTTTTTATGCAATTCTCATACTAAGTTTTCCCCTCCCTTGAAGAAGCACCCAGCTAAGCTCACAATATTTTTGATTGTCAATGCAAGTTTTAGCTGTCTAGCTGCCGCTTATTTTTACATTGATCAAGCTTTTACACTCTACATAGCACATTTTTTCCTTGATATTTTGATATGGCCACAAATTAGGATTATCATATCTAAATCTTGAATTATTTAGTTTATCttgtttctttatcttttcttatttcctattcctattttattaattagggTAATATTTAGATAAGATCTTATTAATTAGggatctcttatttttattttatcaattaggATAATTGTTAGTTATGATCATATTGATTCAATTAAGATAATTAGGATTACTAGGGATGTATTTGTAGCCTAGGGAGTACTGGGTTGAAATTTAACCAATGagaaatatttagaaaaaacttGTATTAGTTAAGGATGGACTCAGTCAAGGATGAGTCTGATTCTTGCTTTCACTATAGGTCGAAAGAAGTCTTCCGTGTCTAGCCTCGTGACTCAATCATACATTAAGGTTCATAACAACTTGTTATCCAGAGTCAACATGGGTGACACGGATTTAGCAGCAAAACTAAATGAATTCATGAAACATATGGGTATCAGGCATAGCACCCTAGAGGAGTAGATGGCTAAGATTTCTACTGTGGTTACTAAAGGTTCAACAGGAGAGAACTCAGAAGAAACAATAGTAATAAAGAAGAGGTTTGGCAAACAATAAACAATAATCCATTGGGTGAGCTTTTCAATCTCAAGCTATAAGAAGAATTAAGAATGGATATTGAATTCCAGCAATAAGGTAATTTGAGTGTTGCTTTAGATATGGCTCGAACATTAGAACGCAAGGTCACTCAAGGGGGGCTTCCACCAACTGTCAAAAATGGGTCTGCTACTTCCACCCATGCAAAGAAGTCAACCGAAAGCAACCTAATAAATGATGTTCTTCTGCCTCATTACCAAAAAATTAACAAGGTGGAAATGGCTAAAAGAAGAGCTAAGGGCATGTGCTACAAATGAGATGATGAAGCTTATGATGTGAAGCATAAATGTAAAAGGTTGTTTTGGATTCAAATATACTTGGAGAGGACAACCATGAGGATGACCGCAGCAGACCTCTTATTCAAATCTGAATTTGAGCTTGAAGACATGCTCAAAGTCAAGGCGAGAGTGATGATATGACCACAAATTAGGATTATCATATCTAAATCTTGAATTATTTAGTTTATCTTTTCTGATTTCATATTCTTATTTAAACGAGGTTTTTTGCAGCCATCCTCATTATTGTTCTCTTTAGGTATTTGAATCGAAAACAAACCTTTTACGTTTATGCTTCACTTCATAAGCTTCATGGTCTCATTTGTAGCACATGCCCTTAGCTCTTCTTTCAGCCATCTCCACCTTGTTAATTTTTTGGTAATGAGGCAGAAGAATCTCCCTTATTATTTTTGCTTCCAGCTGGCTTCTTAGTACGGGTGGAAGTAGCAGACCCATTTTTGAAAGTTGGCGGAAGCCCCTTGAGAGACCTTTTGCCTGTGTACTAATGTCCGAGCCATATCCGTAGCAACAACCAAATTACCTTGTTGCTGGAATTCAATATTCATTCTTAATTCTTCTTATTGCTTGAGATTGAAAAGCTCGCCCAATGGATTATTGTCTCCCAAGTCTGATTTCTCTCCTATTGAGGCTTTAATAACTACAGAAAGCTTAGTCATCTTTTCCATGAAGTCATTCAATTTTGTTGCTAAATCCCTATCACTCATGTTGGCTTTGGATACCAAGTTGTTATGGACCTTAGCATAGGATCAGATCACAGGCCCCTGACATAAAAAACTtttgggtgttgctaggtgcatccagcattattgctggtgcacccaacattttttaaaaatatcaaaattgctCTTGTGCTTTCTTCGCATTTGTGAAGCATATGCGTGAGGGTGGTCCGTAAAtcttacagatcaacttgattcgtatgccttttacggatcaacttgaacTGTAAAAGGCttatgaatcaacttgatccgtaagccgtttacgaatcaagttgatctatAAGTcgtttacggatcaagttgatccgtatgttgatattaagcacatacggatcaagttgatctgtaaaaggcttacggatcaagttgatccgtatgtcttttacggatcaacttaaaGACTTACAGATTAAGGGTATTTCAGTCTTTTTCGCTtaagtgttgggtgcaccaacaataatgctgggtgcacctagcaacaccccaaGACTTCTTTCTATCTATAATGAAAGCAAAAAGCAGACTCATGCTTGATTGAGCTCCTCCTAAACTATCACACATGTTTTAGTGAGTGGGAAACAGACTCATTCTTGACAAAATCCCTCTAAactaacacaatttttttttaatattcctcCTAGTTACATTTCCATCAAGTTGGCCCCTTAAATAGGCTACAAATATATTCCTATTAATTGAtcctaaatgataaaataaagataaagagaaTCCTAATTGATAGAATCATAATTAACAATTATCTTAATTGATAAAAGATTTCTAATTAAATAAGATCTTATCTAAAAATTACCCTCATTAATAAAATaggaatctaaaataaataaataaagaaataatataaattaaataattcatgatTTAGATATGATAATTCTAATTTGTGGccatatcatatttttaatgtgGAATAGTTTTTTTTGGCTAATAATTTTAGGGTCTTGCTAATGCTTAAAGACcaagaaactaaaagaaaaaaaaatatttaatatgaaaatcATATGAGCCCGTAAAAAAAGTTAGCCGCAACATACCTTTGTGCATCccggtaattttttttttctttttagttctttaattaaTGTCTCATAATTTTATCCTAAAAACTGGTTGGTTGTCAAACTTGAACTTCGGCATTATAATACATGGAAGGACGTAGGCCAAGTAGAGGCAACAAAGTTGAGATAAACGTCAGGCTATAGcattcacttaatttttttttctttttttacaaacttAAATGCAGTTTCTCATATATATTTGGTGGTATTCTCTAATCAAAGTTAGATTTTCACCTCAATAACATATGTTGATCTTCAATACAAACTTTTATTGCGTGATAATGAAgtaaaactctaattttgattACAGAACAATATTATAAGtatctaagttttttttcctttcattagGTCTTTGTCAACCTCTAATTGTGAGCTTATTTTCCACAGTTCCAATGCCAACTACGACAACCTACTTGGGAACAACAAACCCTATCCCCAACGCATTCCTCTGAGAGTATGATTTTCTGAACTTAGTATCTTCATCTATTGATATTCTAGTAACCACTTACTCAAATAAAAGGGGTGGCTTAGTTCAAAAGGCAccatcttttttttaaactaattgaTTACTATATTTTTTGTGATAGGAAATGATTGACTTTCTTGTTGATATTTGGGAGCAAGAGGGTCTGTATGACTGATCAAGCAAAATAGtcaatttatttttccaaagATTTTGGAGGAGAGGTGATGTCGAATTTGTTTGTTGTCCTACTGGATAGCTGTGAATGGAGTAACTTACAAATCTTCTCTTTCAGTggtttctttcctatttttaaaTACGTTAGATTAAATTGTATAATTCTTCCTGGGTTTTTGGCTGAAGTGATTTACAGACAAATTATCTGAGGCAAAAGGGAAAATTTCAAGCTTAAGCTAGCTTCTAATA
Protein-coding sequences here:
- the LOC100818696 gene encoding uncharacterized protein isoform X3; this encodes MSENECNMKDPKSLVVVLIKNIGCLGCCKKTPVIISMDEASKGLRTQGQTVSKVDGSEDFWSSSTFELDHSAAHSQRSISSIGMPNNPSDSQCSGGSQSGAPEFVNHGLLLWNQIRQQWVGNKRSESIAEIQEPRISSNANYDNLLGNNKPYPQRIPLREMIDFLVDIWEQEGLYD
- the LOC100818696 gene encoding uncharacterized protein isoform X1, producing MYSRGCLLAPLVRCFGKKPQCPSFFVFCGAWFRVLVFSSMDKLKLKCKGIFCNIGCLGCCKKTPVIISMDEASKGLRTQGQTVSKVDGSEDFWSSSTFELDHSAAHSQRSISSIGMPNNPSDSQCSGGSQSGAPEFVNHGLLLWNQIRQQWVGNKRSESIAEIQEPRISSNANYDNLLGNNKPYPQRIPLREMIDFLVDIWEQEGLYD
- the LOC100818696 gene encoding uncharacterized protein isoform X2, which encodes MRKFKSAIAVDLRNPPTQISNDIKIINKKTCLESRNIGCLGCCKKTPVIISMDEASKGLRTQGQTVSKVDGSEDFWSSSTFELDHSAAHSQRSISSIGMPNNPSDSQCSGGSQSGAPEFVNHGLLLWNQIRQQWVGNKRSESIAEIQEPRISSNANYDNLLGNNKPYPQRIPLREMIDFLVDIWEQEGLYD
- the LOC100818696 gene encoding uncharacterized protein isoform X4, with the protein product MDEASKGLRTQGQTVSKVDGSEDFWSSSTFELDHSAAHSQRSISSIGMPNNPSDSQCSGGSQSGAPEFVNHGLLLWNQIRQQWVGNKRSESIAEIQEPRISSNANYDNLLGNNKPYPQRIPLREMIDFLVDIWEQEGLYD